A genomic stretch from Pomacea canaliculata isolate SZHN2017 linkage group LG2, ASM307304v1, whole genome shotgun sequence includes:
- the LOC112557356 gene encoding uncharacterized protein LOC112557356 produces the protein MDFLPSEEDFSLSSLESSQASSVDLDNDTPLVFLSIGTHGLFNYDTNHVPELSQISLVYQKNEFFRSVSRETKAKDDKELKECLMDLIQWLNEVKKSADGRKAILLAHNGYRSHFKVLCLSLERCGLIEESFDVIGGFSDTLDMAQKFISRERVKNYQLITLAEVFLGCDPPSNARAKARALQKIFEGQLAKDFSEEEVYTFHNFLESNI, from the exons AT GGATTTCTTGCCAAGTGAGGAAGATTTCTCTTTATCATCGCTTGAATCATCTCAAGCGTCGTCAGTGGATCTCGATAATGACACGCCGCTCGTCTTCCTGAGCATTGGGACACATGGGCTGTTTAATTACGACACGAATCACGTGCCAGAGCTCTCCCAGATCAGCCTGGTATAtcagaaaaatgaattttttag GTCTGTTTCTCGAGAGACTAAGGCAAAGGATGACAAGGAATTGAAGGAATGTCTTATGGATTTGATCCAATGGCTGAATGAGGTGAAAAAATCGGCTGACGGACGAAAAGCCATCTTGCTGGCCCATAACGGCTATCGTTCTCACTTTAAAGTGCTTTGCCTGAGTTTAGAGAGATGTGG cCTCATTGAAGAATCATTTGATGTCATCGGCGGGTTCTCAGACACCCTGGACATGGCTCAGAAATTTATTTCACGTGAGCGTGTCAAGAACTACCAGCTGATCACTCTCGCCGAGGTCTTCTTAGGATGTGACCCACCTAGCAATGCAAGAGCAAAAGCGCGTGCACTTCAGAAGATTTTCGAGGGGCAGCTTGCTAAGGATTTTAGCGAGGAAGAGGTGTATACGTTCCATAACTTTTTAGAATCCAACATTTAA